Within Pseudomonas brassicacearum, the genomic segment GTTTGACGCCCTGATCCAGGTAAGCCTGCAGCACCGCCACGGTTTTCATCTTGCCGCTGGCTTCGATCACCAGGTCGCAAGCCGACCAGTCGGTGTCGGCAATCGTTTTGTTCGCGGTCACCTTGATGCGCTTGCCGCCAATCACGACCTGATCACCTTCTGCGCTGGCCTCGTTATGCCAACGGCCGTGCACAGAGTCGAAGTTGATCAGGTGCGCATGGGTGGCCGCGTCACCCGCTGGATCGTTGATCTGCACGAATTCGAACTCAGGCCAATTCCAGGCAGCTCGCAGAGCGAGGCGACCGATCCGACCAAAACCATTGATGCCAACTTTGATAGTCATGTTGTTGTGCTCTGTTGTCAGTGGCGTCCGACTGGCTGTCGAACTGGCCTATGCAGGAAGAAAAGGCGCCTGTTGCTCATGATCAATGTTCCTGAGGCTACAGCGTGCCAAATCAGCGTAATCAGGCGGTCTGGCTTTCGCAGCACACGGCTGCACGCTCAGGGCGATCACCCATTCCCTCAAGGCGTTTGGCATATGGGCTTAACCAGTGCTTGTTGCTTTCCAGCGTAGTGGCCAGCACTTGATGAACCCAATCGGGGAGATTCGGGTGCAGTCGGTAATACACCCATTGGCCTTGCCGACGATCCGAAAGCAGACCGCAGGTGCGCAACTGCGCCAAGTGCCTGGAGACTTTTGGCTGACTCTCGTTCAGCGCGCAGGTCAGCTCACACACACAAAGCTCTCCTTCGCGAGTGATAAGCAGCATGGTGCGCACGCGGATGTCATCCGCCAGGCATTTGAAAACAGTGGTCGGTGTCAGATGGTCAGCCATATCGATTCTCAGCGGACAGAACATGGACTTTGCTGGTCATTGTGAAGGCTCGTCATATATATGGTTTTCCGAATATATTAGCTTACGAATAATAGATAAAGCCCGCGCATCGAAAATCTCGAAAAAACCAGGTACTGGCGAACAGACGCCCGTAAGAACCCTTTTTTATAGGTCACACCGGATATTCATTCAGCAGAACGGTTCGGGACATCTTGGAAAGTGCATATACCCATAGAGGTTTCCCGGCGCGAAGGGGTCAGCGAAATGTCTTTGTCCAACTGGCGCAGGCCGGTCAGCGCTGAAGGAAACGCAGTGCCCGAAGACACTCCATCGGCCCAGAACTGGACCGCCGAAACATGCGTTGCCCCAGTGACATCGTTAGCTGAAGGCCGCCTGCGGGCGGGCGTTTTAACCTTGGCCGCAGGATAAAACCGTACCCAGCAACGATTTTGCTCAGATACCTGATTCCACCGTTTTCGTTCAGTTTGCGGGCACGGTAATCACAGGCGTCTGTGGTGTCACGCCCGTTTCGGCCAGCGAAAACAGGACGAGAACAAACAAGAACTCCGATTTGGATTTCATGTCACGGTCATCGATCCAGAACCAATAGTCGCGATAGCGAACGGCTGTATGGGCATCGATCGGCCGCTCCTTGCTTGAGTGAATGCGCACTAATGGTTCGTCCCATGGGCTTGGATGCTCAGGCGTAGCAGGCGCCGGGTTTGCACGCCCTTCCTGCAGATGTGCCGGTGGAACCTCGATGGTTGCGGCCAGCTCCACGAAGATTTCCGACATGGAGCGAGTCAGTAGCGCGACCTCGGTGTCATAACGTTGCACCATGCCAAACGTTAGATTCAGCTCGCTGGCATCGGGGTTCAACTGAAGGATTTTGCGAACCTTTCGACGATCGTTCTCGACGTCGTCGGAAACGTCCCGCGGGATCAGTACGAGCATGCTTTCATCGCTGCTTCGTTGATTGATGCGCATCCCCAACGACTCGGAGCGCTGGATTCGCCTGAAGGCCTCCAATAACTCGTAGAAACGCGGATCCGCTGCGCGAAAACGCGAAGGCGATGTGGATCGGTTATAGACGCCGTTAACGGCACTTGTGGTCAATTGCAGGACGCGATCGATGGGATAGCCTGCCTGAATCAGGGAAAACACGGCAGCCGGCGATAGGGGTTGCAGTAAATAGCGAGAGAATTTTTCCCCGGAAAGCGGCGTGTAGCTGATCGTCGGACGATCCGTATACACGCCGGAAGCCCCTATAGCCTGGCTGTTTCCATCACTGGGAAGTCCCGAATACCAACTCGCCGCGAAGTTGACCTGGCTCTGCATCGCGCTGGAGGCGATAACCGAGGAAACCTCAAGGAACACGGGTGCATCTGCGTAGCGTAATTTGACGATATTGAGCAGTGTCTGTTCTTTCCAGGTAGTGGCAATGACCGCGCTGTAATCCGTTCGGTCACGCTGAATCGAGCTGGGTCCCATCGTTGTGCACCCGGTAACCCAGCAGGCAATCACGAAGAGCGCAATTTGACGAGTACAGCCCGGTAATGGCCCGGCCCTCGCCGCTGAAAAATCGTGATCCATGACCTTGCCTCACAGCGTATTGTTTTGTCGCACCTGGCAATCGGGTTTGGCATGCGAGGCGATTGCCAAGCGTTAAATCCGTTTCATAAGTCTTCTTCTCTCAACGCTTTGATGCGCCCTGATTTTTCAGCAGCCACCAACGACGCATGATCTTTCGCGTTTTGTTCTGCATAGCTTCGGGCAAATTTGCCAATAGCCTGATCGAAGCTGTCCGATTTTCCCAAATAGCCACTGATGAGCGCGGCATCACCGGATTTGGCATGGGCACGGGCCAAGGTCATACCGCACAACTCACCATACAACTTCATTTGATCGACCGTTGCGCCTTCCACAGGAGCCGTCATTTTCATATCCCGCAACTGCCGAACGAAGAAATGCCGGCCATTTTCCCCCTGCGTCCACCCCAGGAAAATGTCACTGGAGGACTGCATCAGCCGTTGTCCGGTGACTACGCGTTCACCCTGATTCTCAAAGTCGCTCTTGCCCGCAAAAGGGGCCAGCACCGAGGGGCAGGCTTCCTTGAATTGCAGGAGCAACGGGTGGTTTTCCGCGGAAAAGAACAGGCCGACAAAACAATAGGTGCCGACGCTGCCGATCCCGACAGCCTTTACGACAAAGTCTTCGAGTCGGTAACGATCCAAAAGCAAACGTCGTTCAAGGGGTAGCGACAATCGATAGTCTCGTAGTGCCATCTGCACACGTTGCGCGAAGTTCTTTTCATGGATATGAAAAATGATCGGTGGCTGATCGAGTAGGCGTCGACGCCCCGCAACTTCGTTGGTGATCGTCGGATAGAGGTAATCACCGAGGCGTTCTTTGGCCTTGGCGATCAACTGAACGCGGTTTCTTTTGATTTTTTCGTTTGGGGCCATGTCGACGATCATTTGAGCGTCCAGGTGGTCATACCAGACCTCCAGCGGGCTCATCTTCGACAGTTTGCGCAGGCGCTCGCGATAAGCACGAACACACTCAACCGCTATCGCCTGGGCGTCTTTGTCGCTGAGCCGGTTGTCCCGGGCGGCCACGACAAAACTTATTGCCAGGCGTTTCACATCCCATTCCCAGGGGGCAGGAAGCGTTTCGTCGAAATCGTTAATGTCAAAAATCAGGTTGCGCTCAGGGGTCGCAAACAGTCCGAAGTTCAAAAGGTGACAATCCCCGCAAGCTTGGACCTGAATGCCTGTGTTCGGAGTAGTAGCCAAGTCATGAGCCATCACGCCGGCAGAACCGCGCAAAAAGGTGAACGGGCTGCGTAACATGCGCCCGTAGCGGACAGGAATCAGATTGGGCAGACGATATCGGTTCGACGCTTCCAGGATTTCAATTGGATCGCGGTGCTTACGCTTTGGCTTCCAAATGGCGTGAAGTGCGTGTGGCAAACTCTCGGATAAACGTTCACCTGCTTCCAGGCGTTCTTTGCGCGAGCGAAAAATCGGTTCATCGCTCTCCATGCTCTTCGCGTTCTTCAACGTACCTTTGATAGAACTCTTCTTGCTGTGAGACATGTCCGCTCCTTTGTTCAACGCTCTGGGTCTTGGCAACGAACTCAAAAGTCACTGGCGTGTCGTGGGCGGTGACCGTCATGACCGTTACTTCAGGCGGCTCGCGCACTGGGGATGCCGGTTCTTTATCACAACCAAAAAACTGCCTCAAAGCCCCCAACACAGGGCAAATGGTATGACGGCAACCTGTCTCTCATTGTTCATGTTCGCCCGCCTCCCCCTGCTCCATAACGGAGACTCGAACCGATGCGCAGCCATTCTTATCAAAACGCTAACACCACTCGACATTGGCATTTCTGACAAAAATCAATGCAAGCAATGGGACGGATGCGGAAAAGACGGATTGGGGGCACTCAAACCCTGGACAGCACGGTGAGAAAACGGCAAATAACGCAGCAGTTGGAGGTTTGGAAAGAAACTCTTGAGTACGCGACGAATAGTTGATTTAAAGCAAACCACGCCCCCCGCAGCGCTCCCAAACTGAGGATTTGAGAGCTTTTGCAAAAAAGTGAGTCACGCTCGGGAGTTTTCAATGAGTCGACGTCCCTCTGAATCGAATACCCCCCAACAGATTGACCAGTCGGAAGTCACATTGGGGCATTCGAGTAGCAGCTCGCAAAAGCGCTTGCTGGAATGGATGCACAACTATCGGCATAGCTGGCTCAAAGGCGATACGGTCGCAGGTCTGACCACAGCGGCGGTTGTCATACCCAAAGCACTGGCATATGCAACCATTGCCGGTCTGCCAGTCCAGGTAGGGCTCTACACGGTCATGGTGCCAATGCTGATTTATGCCGTGCTCGGCTCGTCGCGACCACTCAGTGTGAGCACGACTACGACACTCGCCATCCTTGCTGGTTCGGCACTCGATCAGATTGGTGCGTCTGGCGATCTGGCAGACTTGATGGCAGGATCAGCCACGTTAGCCTTGCTGGTAGGGGGATTCCTCGCTTTGGCGGGGCTTTTGCGCATGGGCTTTGTCGCCAACTTCATCTCCGAACCTGTACTAGTAGGATTTAAGGCAGGAATTGGCATCGTAATAGTGCTTGACCAAATCCCCAAACTAATCGGCATCCATATTAACAAGGGCAACTTCCTCCATAATTCCTTGGCCACATTACAGGGTATCCCTGATGCGTCGTTGCTAACGGTTGCCGTCGGGGGGCTCATGCTGCTTATCCTGATCACCATGAAGCGCTTTACGCCGGCCATACCCGCACCACTGGCAGCAGTGGTCATCGGGATTCTGGGGGTGAGCTGGCTAGGGCTGGACAACCATGGCCTTGCGGTAGTCGGTCATGTTCCAACCGGTTTACCTGCCTTGACGTTGCCTAATTGGGAGTTGGTGACAAAGCTCTGGCCTTCTGCAGCGGGCATTGCATTGATGAGTTTTACTGAAACAATAGCCGCGGGGCGTGCCTTTACTCACAGCGATGAGCCCTCTCCTCAAGCAAACCGGGAGTTAATCGCGACAGGCATCGCCAATATAGGAGGGGCCTTCCTGGGCGCCATGGTTGCCGGAGGGGGCACCACACAGACTGCGGTGAATCGCCTGGCGGGGGCTCACACTCAGTTGGCTGGATTAATAACAGCCATTTTAGCTTTGGGTGCCTGCATGTTTTTGGCCCCCTATATTGGCTTGATGCCCAATGCCACATTGGCTGCTGTGGTTATCGTCTATTCAGTTGGGCTTATTGCCCCTTCCGAATTTCGAGAAATTCTCAAAGTCCGTCGCACAGAGTTTATCTGGGCACTTGTTGCAACTTTGGGGGTCATGATGCTTGGAACACTGCAAGGCATCATCGTTGCAATAATCGTCTCACTTTTGGCCTTAGCTCATCAGGTCTCCAACCCGCCGGTATAT encodes:
- a CDS encoding metalloregulator ArsR/SmtB family transcription factor → MADHLTPTTVFKCLADDIRVRTMLLITREGELCVCELTCALNESQPKVSRHLAQLRTCGLLSDRRQGQWVYYRLHPNLPDWVHQVLATTLESNKHWLSPYAKRLEGMGDRPERAAVCCESQTA
- a CDS encoding DUF2252 domain-containing protein; its protein translation is MLRSPFTFLRGSAGVMAHDLATTPNTGIQVQACGDCHLLNFGLFATPERNLIFDINDFDETLPAPWEWDVKRLAISFVVAARDNRLSDKDAQAIAVECVRAYRERLRKLSKMSPLEVWYDHLDAQMIVDMAPNEKIKRNRVQLIAKAKERLGDYLYPTITNEVAGRRRLLDQPPIIFHIHEKNFAQRVQMALRDYRLSLPLERRLLLDRYRLEDFVVKAVGIGSVGTYCFVGLFFSAENHPLLLQFKEACPSVLAPFAGKSDFENQGERVVTGQRLMQSSSDIFLGWTQGENGRHFFVRQLRDMKMTAPVEGATVDQMKLYGELCGMTLARAHAKSGDAALISGYLGKSDSFDQAIGKFARSYAEQNAKDHASLVAAEKSGRIKALREEDL
- a CDS encoding SulP family inorganic anion transporter, with the protein product MHNYRHSWLKGDTVAGLTTAAVVIPKALAYATIAGLPVQVGLYTVMVPMLIYAVLGSSRPLSVSTTTTLAILAGSALDQIGASGDLADLMAGSATLALLVGGFLALAGLLRMGFVANFISEPVLVGFKAGIGIVIVLDQIPKLIGIHINKGNFLHNSLATLQGIPDASLLTVAVGGLMLLILITMKRFTPAIPAPLAAVVIGILGVSWLGLDNHGLAVVGHVPTGLPALTLPNWELVTKLWPSAAGIALMSFTETIAAGRAFTHSDEPSPQANRELIATGIANIGGAFLGAMVAGGGTTQTAVNRLAGAHTQLAGLITAILALGACMFLAPYIGLMPNATLAAVVIVYSVGLIAPSEFREILKVRRTEFIWALVATLGVMMLGTLQGIIVAIIVSLLALAHQVSNPPVYVMVRKPGTNVFRPESDANPLDEHFTDLLLLRPEGRIFFANAERVGQKMLALIDQAKPRIVALDLSGVFDLEYTALKMLADGERRLRDQGVTLLLVGMNPSVLAMVMHSPLAELGRTRMFFNLEQAVANYQA